The following coding sequences lie in one Desulfosalsimonas propionicica genomic window:
- a CDS encoding LpxI family protein, with amino-acid sequence MTLAENRIGLIAGSGPFPILFAKKAAARGYEVFAAAFHHETDPALAGHVAAMEVLHLGQVGRLTRFFRKHGVQSAVMVGAIQKPRAASEIRPDIKALSLLAAVRKDTHDDRLLRAFARFLEKEGIIVRSSTFLLPELLARPGCWTRKKPSKKERSDILLGWQKAKAIGALDIGQCVVVENGSVLAVEAIDGTDATIKRGGGLGRGNAVVVKVCKPIQDFRFDVPAVGARTIEIMHECGGRVLIVEAGRSLVFDREEMVKLADQYGISIEALADMQEQSQKKQG; translated from the coding sequence GAATCGGATTGATCGCTGGCAGCGGCCCCTTTCCGATTTTGTTTGCAAAAAAGGCCGCCGCCCGGGGCTACGAAGTTTTTGCAGCCGCCTTCCACCATGAGACCGACCCGGCACTGGCCGGGCATGTGGCCGCCATGGAGGTTCTGCACCTGGGCCAGGTGGGTCGTTTAACCCGTTTTTTTCGCAAACACGGGGTGCAGTCAGCGGTCATGGTGGGAGCCATCCAAAAACCGCGGGCCGCTTCTGAAATCCGCCCGGACATCAAGGCCCTTTCCCTGCTGGCAGCGGTGCGCAAGGACACCCATGATGACAGGCTTTTGCGGGCCTTTGCCAGGTTTTTGGAAAAAGAGGGCATCATTGTCCGGTCATCGACTTTTCTGTTGCCTGAACTGCTGGCCCGTCCCGGATGCTGGACCCGGAAAAAACCATCCAAAAAAGAGCGCAGCGATATCCTCCTTGGCTGGCAAAAGGCCAAGGCCATTGGCGCTTTGGATATCGGTCAGTGCGTTGTTGTGGAAAACGGTTCAGTGCTGGCCGTGGAGGCCATAGACGGAACCGATGCCACAATCAAAAGGGGCGGCGGGCTGGGACGGGGCAATGCTGTTGTGGTCAAGGTCTGCAAGCCGATCCAGGATTTTCGTTTTGACGTGCCGGCAGTCGGCGCCCGGACCATTGAAATCATGCATGAATGCGGGGGCCGGGTGCTGATAGTGGAAGCCGGCCGCTCGCTTGTGTTTGACAGGGAGGAAATGGTAAAACTGGCGGACCAATACGGGATATCCATCGAAGCCCTTGCGGATATGCAGGAACAATCTCAAAAAAAACAAGGCTGA
- a CDS encoding Gfo/Idh/MocA family protein, which yields MNPEQKIRAAVVGVGYLGKFHAEKYGNHPGVDLAGVVDTDPAQAQTVAEKTGTRAFADYRQLFGQVDAVSIAVPTHLHHEIAKDFLNQGVDVLIEKPITRTVAEADELIALAEKKACIIQVGHLERFNPAVVAVRNQVVRPLFFQCERLSLYQPRGTDVSVVHDLMIHDIDLIFNFVKANIRYCHALGASVVTDQVDIAHAHIEFDNNAVANVTASRIANKNERKIRIFQPDGYFSIDFANRAITHIRPGSGEEQCPVPGMMMEQQSFAAADALADEIGSFVDVVARRGEPEVSGRMGRDALKVAVDITGQINDAMARVRGSGS from the coding sequence ATGAATCCGGAGCAAAAAATCCGTGCCGCAGTTGTGGGCGTTGGCTATCTTGGCAAGTTTCATGCGGAGAAATACGGCAATCATCCAGGTGTTGACCTGGCCGGTGTTGTGGATACGGATCCAGCTCAGGCCCAAACAGTGGCCGAAAAAACCGGTACCCGGGCGTTTGCCGATTACCGGCAGCTTTTCGGTCAGGTGGATGCTGTCAGCATTGCCGTGCCCACGCATCTGCATCATGAAATTGCCAAGGACTTTTTAAACCAGGGTGTTGATGTGCTCATTGAAAAGCCCATCACCCGCACGGTGGCCGAAGCCGATGAACTCATTGCCCTGGCTGAAAAAAAAGCGTGCATTATTCAGGTGGGACACCTGGAACGCTTTAACCCTGCGGTGGTGGCTGTGCGAAATCAGGTGGTGCGCCCCTTGTTTTTCCAGTGCGAGCGGCTCAGCCTTTATCAGCCCAGGGGTACGGATGTCAGCGTTGTCCATGATTTGATGATCCATGACATTGATCTGATTTTTAATTTTGTTAAAGCGAATATCCGCTATTGCCATGCCCTGGGCGCATCCGTGGTCACTGATCAGGTTGATATCGCCCATGCCCATATTGAATTTGACAACAACGCCGTGGCCAATGTTACTGCAAGCCGGATTGCCAACAAAAATGAGCGAAAAATCCGGATTTTTCAGCCTGACGGCTATTTTTCCATTGATTTTGCCAATCGCGCCATCACCCATATCCGGCCCGGCTCCGGTGAAGAGCAGTGCCCGGTGCCCGGCATGATGATGGAGCAGCAGTCATTTGCCGCAGCCGATGCCCTGGCCGATGAAATCGGCTCTTTTGTGGATGTCGTGGCCCGGCGGGGCGAGCCCGAGGTTTCAGGTCGAATGGGACGGGATGCCCTGAAAGTGGCCGTGGATATCACCGGTCAGATCAATGACGCCATGGCCCGGGTCAGGGGATCGGGTTCATGA
- the lpxB gene encoding lipid-A-disaccharide synthase, with amino-acid sequence MKTQDLTGKQVMIIAGETSGDHHGARLVAEMAKKEPDLHVCGIGGPQMQAAGVEILVDAGQLSVVGITEVFSALPVVLREAGRVKREMLRRMPDLLILIDFPDFNLHMAGFAKKHGIKVFYYISPQIWAWRRSRVKKIKRRVDHMAVILPFEADFYRTWQVPVTFVGHPLLDHYGQKHWQEPANNSGQESAPEAATVVGLLAGSRKSEIRRNLPVMLAAAGRLAEDLPGVEFIVSVAPGIDPLWLEDWIQPWRDRIDMKLQSGEIAGVLEQCTLVVAASGTVTLEAAIFGVPMVIMYRISNLSYMLGKMLVKVDHIGLANIIAGQRVVPELIQQDANPGTIARTVRDLLSDRSALLALRRRLKTVRAMLGEPGASEKAANIALSLIYRKTAATPAGRV; translated from the coding sequence ATGAAAACACAGGATTTGACCGGAAAACAGGTCATGATCATCGCCGGCGAAACCTCGGGGGACCATCACGGAGCCCGGCTGGTGGCCGAGATGGCAAAAAAGGAGCCGGATCTGCATGTCTGCGGTATCGGCGGTCCGCAGATGCAGGCCGCTGGCGTGGAGATTCTCGTGGACGCCGGACAGCTCTCGGTGGTGGGTATTACCGAGGTGTTTTCCGCACTGCCCGTGGTGCTGCGCGAAGCCGGGCGCGTCAAGCGGGAGATGCTGCGGCGGATGCCGGATCTTCTGATCCTGATCGATTTTCCCGATTTTAACCTGCACATGGCCGGATTTGCCAAAAAGCACGGCATAAAAGTGTTTTATTACATTAGCCCGCAGATCTGGGCCTGGCGGCGTTCCAGGGTCAAAAAAATCAAGCGCCGGGTGGATCACATGGCTGTGATTCTACCCTTTGAAGCGGATTTTTACCGGACTTGGCAGGTTCCGGTAACCTTTGTGGGTCATCCGCTTCTGGATCATTATGGGCAGAAGCATTGGCAGGAACCGGCCAACAACTCCGGGCAGGAGTCGGCGCCCGAAGCTGCCACGGTGGTGGGTCTGCTTGCCGGCTCCCGCAAAAGCGAAATCCGTCGAAATTTACCAGTTATGCTTGCTGCAGCAGGCCGGCTGGCAGAAGATCTGCCAGGTGTTGAATTCATAGTCTCGGTTGCCCCGGGTATTGATCCCCTGTGGCTGGAAGACTGGATACAGCCCTGGCGGGATCGGATTGATATGAAGCTGCAATCCGGAGAAATTGCAGGAGTATTGGAGCAATGCACACTGGTGGTGGCCGCCTCGGGAACCGTCACCCTGGAAGCCGCTATTTTCGGGGTCCCGATGGTCATCATGTACCGGATTTCCAATTTAAGCTACATGCTGGGCAAAATGCTGGTGAAAGTCGATCATATTGGTCTTGCCAACATTATTGCCGGCCAGCGGGTGGTTCCCGAGTTGATTCAGCAGGATGCCAATCCGGGAACCATTGCCCGTACGGTGCGGGATTTGCTTTCTGACAGGTCCGCGCTTTTGGCTCTGCGCCGCCGGCTCAAAACCGTGCGCGCCATGCTGGGCGAGCCCGGGGCGTCGGAAAAGGCGGCAAACATTGCCCTTTCCCTGATTTATCGAAAAACGGCGGCAACGCCGGCCGGAAGGGTTTAA
- a CDS encoding ABC transporter ATP-binding protein, whose amino-acid sequence MTPPIISKLPLRSRHHRLIGYIRGSWPQLAMAMVCMLVVAATTSTTAFLVKPMLDDIFMEKDETMLMIIPIALIVLYLLRAAAMYGQEFLMHYVGESIIRQLRDSLYDKISDLPLMFFQKEKTGVLMSRITNDVNIIKAMVSNAVTGALRDVFTIFGLIFVIFYQSWKLALIALIVLPVAFFPIAEFGRRIRRFSTRSQESMADLNAFLHETFAGNKIVKAFGTEAEEKSRFFEKNRTLFRYEVKTFRTKALTSPVMEVLGGVGVAVVIWYGGYAVINEQMTPGTFFSFMTALMLLYAPVKKLTRLNNAVQQGLAAADRIFDVLETEVDITDPAEPVALPKPPHRVAFANVSFGYSPDETVLKDICLEVRPGERLGIVGTSGGGKTSLVNLIPRFYDVTAGSVKIDGTDVRQLAVADLRSRIGLVTQEPILFNDTLGRNIAYGSPDATAAQVWEAAKAAYIADFINKLPKAMDTVIGELGSRLSGGEKQRICIARALLKDAPILILDEATSALDSEAEHLVQKALENLMQGRTSFVIAHRLSTIMGADRIIVLSGGRIAEQGTHADLLKQKGEYSRFYYQQFSDPVDTAGQKNPASR is encoded by the coding sequence ATGACACCCCCCATTATTTCCAAACTGCCCCTGCGCAGCCGGCACCACCGGCTGATAGGATATATCCGGGGAAGCTGGCCCCAACTGGCCATGGCCATGGTGTGCATGCTTGTGGTTGCGGCAACCACTTCAACCACAGCGTTTCTCGTCAAGCCCATGCTCGATGATATCTTCATGGAAAAAGATGAGACCATGCTGATGATCATTCCCATTGCCCTGATTGTGCTTTACCTGCTGAGGGCTGCGGCCATGTACGGCCAGGAGTTTCTGATGCACTACGTGGGCGAAAGCATCATCCGTCAGCTGCGGGACAGTCTTTACGACAAGATATCCGACCTGCCCCTGATGTTTTTTCAAAAGGAAAAAACCGGGGTGCTGATGAGCCGGATCACCAATGATGTCAATATTATCAAGGCCATGGTATCCAATGCGGTCACCGGCGCGTTAAGAGACGTGTTTACCATTTTCGGCCTGATCTTCGTGATTTTCTACCAAAGCTGGAAGCTTGCCCTGATTGCACTTATTGTTTTGCCCGTGGCCTTTTTCCCCATTGCCGAATTCGGCCGCCGGATCCGGCGGTTTAGCACCAGGAGCCAGGAATCCATGGCGGATTTGAACGCCTTTCTGCACGAAACCTTTGCGGGCAACAAGATCGTCAAGGCCTTTGGCACGGAGGCAGAGGAAAAATCCCGGTTTTTTGAAAAAAATCGCACGCTTTTTCGCTACGAGGTCAAAACGTTCCGGACCAAGGCCCTGACCTCGCCGGTCATGGAGGTTTTAGGGGGCGTCGGTGTGGCAGTGGTGATCTGGTACGGCGGATACGCGGTGATCAATGAGCAAATGACCCCGGGCACGTTTTTCTCATTTATGACCGCGCTGATGCTTTTGTACGCCCCTGTAAAAAAACTGACCCGGTTAAACAATGCCGTGCAGCAGGGGCTGGCTGCCGCAGATCGGATATTTGACGTCCTTGAGACGGAAGTGGATATCACGGATCCGGCCGAGCCTGTTGCCCTGCCGAAACCGCCTCACAGGGTGGCCTTTGCAAACGTGTCTTTCGGCTATAGCCCGGATGAAACCGTTTTAAAAGACATTTGCCTGGAGGTCCGTCCTGGTGAGCGCCTGGGAATCGTTGGCACCAGCGGCGGGGGAAAAACCTCCCTGGTCAACCTGATTCCAAGATTTTATGATGTCACGGCCGGCAGCGTGAAAATTGACGGCACAGATGTCCGTCAGTTGGCTGTGGCAGACCTGCGCAGCCGCATTGGCCTGGTCACCCAGGAACCGATTTTGTTTAACGACACCCTTGGCCGAAACATTGCCTACGGTAGCCCTGATGCCACTGCGGCGCAAGTGTGGGAGGCGGCCAAAGCCGCCTATATCGCCGATTTTATAAACAAGCTGCCAAAGGCAATGGATACAGTGATCGGGGAACTGGGAAGCCGGCTTTCAGGGGGGGAAAAGCAGCGCATATGCATTGCCCGGGCTCTTTTAAAGGATGCGCCGATATTGATCCTTGACGAGGCCACCTCGGCCCTGGATTCAGAGGCCGAGCATCTGGTGCAGAAAGCCCTGGAAAATCTTATGCAGGGGCGCACCTCTTTTGTGATCGCCCACCGGCTGTCAACCATCATGGGTGCAGACCGCATCATCGTGCTTTCCGGCGGCCGGATCGCGGAGCAGGGCACGCATGCAGATTTGTTGAAGCAAAAGGGTGAATATTCCCGGTTTTATTATCAGCAGTTTTCCGACCCGGTTGACACAGCCGGGCAAAAAAATCCCGCATCCCGGTAA
- the lptF gene encoding LPS export ABC transporter permease LptF translates to MKPYTLVNRYIFKELIPPFVINLVFFMFIFLMSEILDITDMIVNYQVNLSVFFLMIVYSMPYFLVYIIPMSVMMSILLTFLRMSADNEIVALKAGGVSLYGLIPPVLLFAACGFLITVAMAGWGMPWGKSAYEKTAMEVVRSNFNIGMSEGRFNDDFAGLTFYVNNVDMKTRELNDVLIQDSRQSQTSSTIIAPKGDLLKGNDDYTFVIRLYDGVISQVEPGRGGAHATNFKTYDIRLDIAGSGTNMGSRRKDEKEMCFSELREYIKTAENRDKRYYSVLLELHRKFSIPFACIAMGLLALPLGVMSVSARKSAGLGMGLLCFLLYYLLLSAGTVLGESGRFHPAIGLWAPNGIMGVLGLYMLVKTAKDEPVGLQSGFAFAVGRIRGFLAGRTKP, encoded by the coding sequence ATGAAGCCATACACCCTTGTCAACCGGTATATTTTCAAGGAACTGATCCCGCCCTTTGTGATCAATCTCGTGTTTTTCATGTTTATTTTTTTGATGAGCGAGATTCTTGATATTACGGACATGATTGTCAACTACCAGGTGAATCTGTCCGTGTTTTTCCTGATGATTGTTTATTCCATGCCTTACTTTCTCGTCTATATCATTCCCATGTCCGTGATGATGAGCATTTTGCTGACGTTTTTACGAATGTCGGCCGACAATGAGATTGTTGCCCTCAAGGCCGGCGGAGTCAGCCTCTATGGCCTGATTCCGCCGGTGCTCTTGTTTGCGGCTTGTGGTTTTTTGATTACTGTGGCCATGGCTGGCTGGGGCATGCCCTGGGGCAAATCCGCTTATGAAAAAACAGCCATGGAAGTGGTGCGCTCCAATTTCAACATTGGAATGAGCGAAGGTCGTTTTAACGACGATTTTGCCGGTTTGACTTTTTATGTCAATAATGTGGATATGAAGACCCGTGAACTCAATGATGTATTGATCCAGGACAGCCGGCAAAGCCAGACCAGCAGTACCATCATCGCCCCCAAAGGCGATCTGCTGAAGGGAAACGATGACTATACGTTTGTGATCCGCCTTTATGACGGCGTCATCAGCCAGGTTGAACCCGGACGGGGCGGGGCGCATGCCACGAATTTCAAGACCTATGATATCCGGCTGGATATCGCCGGGTCTGGTACGAATATGGGATCAAGGCGCAAAGATGAGAAGGAAATGTGTTTTTCCGAACTGCGCGAATATATAAAAACTGCAGAAAACCGGGATAAACGTTATTATTCGGTTCTTCTGGAACTGCACCGGAAATTTTCCATCCCTTTTGCCTGCATTGCCATGGGGCTTCTGGCCCTGCCGCTTGGGGTCATGTCCGTGTCGGCAAGGAAGTCAGCCGGCCTGGGAATGGGTCTGCTCTGCTTTCTGCTCTATTATCTGCTTTTGTCAGCCGGCACAGTGCTTGGTGAAAGCGGCCGGTTTCACCCGGCGATAGGCTTATGGGCGCCAAACGGGATCATGGGAGTCCTGGGTCTTTATATGCTGGTGAAGACAGCAAAAGATGAGCCGGTTGGGCTGCAGTCCGGGTTTGCTTTCGCAGTGGGCCGAATCCGGGGGTTTTTGGCGGGCAGGACAAAGCCATGA
- the lptG gene encoding LPS export ABC transporter permease LptG — protein MSIIHRYITAAFVRYFSMVLVMVVAIYLSVDFLGRIDNFIEDQVPVAEIAFFFLLKIPLIISQITPVGVLLTVLIIFGLMNKNNEIIALKSSGISVFYLLVPVAAMGALVSVFLFMFSEVVVPISVSEANRIAEAGDETPRTVPRENIWIRSGQNIVHVKYYRPGDETYSGMTIYFLDREFNLVRRIDALSARYDQGHWELTGGMEQSFRGGAADGGGFESRGPSQVRQYEQKQLDLAFSPKDFKRVARESGEMNFIALGRYLQKAESEGYDATRYRVDFHAKTAFPLVCLVMSLMGAAVALGGTTRDGMAVSFAYGIVIAFVYWSVYSFCLSLGYGGMLPAWLAPWCANAMFGLATAVMLLNLE, from the coding sequence ATGAGCATTATCCATCGATATATTACCGCTGCTTTTGTGCGATATTTTTCCATGGTCCTGGTCATGGTGGTGGCCATTTACCTGTCAGTTGATTTTCTGGGACGAATCGACAATTTTATTGAAGATCAGGTGCCGGTGGCGGAAATTGCGTTTTTTTTCCTGCTCAAAATCCCCTTGATCATATCCCAGATCACTCCCGTGGGGGTGTTGCTGACCGTCTTGATCATTTTTGGCCTGATGAACAAAAACAATGAAATCATTGCCTTGAAAAGCAGCGGCATCAGCGTGTTTTACCTTCTGGTGCCGGTTGCGGCCATGGGTGCTTTGGTATCGGTGTTCTTGTTTATGTTCTCCGAGGTGGTGGTGCCCATCAGCGTTTCAGAAGCCAACCGGATTGCCGAAGCCGGCGATGAGACACCCCGAACGGTGCCCCGGGAAAATATCTGGATCCGTTCAGGGCAAAACATTGTGCATGTGAAATACTATCGTCCCGGCGATGAAACATATTCCGGGATGACCATTTACTTTCTGGACCGTGAGTTTAATCTGGTGCGGCGGATAGATGCTTTGTCTGCCCGGTATGATCAGGGCCACTGGGAACTGACAGGCGGCATGGAGCAATCCTTTAGAGGTGGTGCGGCCGATGGCGGGGGCTTTGAATCCAGGGGCCCGTCGCAGGTCCGGCAGTACGAGCAAAAACAGTTGGATCTGGCGTTTTCCCCTAAAGATTTCAAAAGGGTGGCCCGTGAGTCCGGGGAGATGAATTTTATCGCCCTGGGACGATATCTCCAAAAGGCCGAGTCCGAAGGCTATGACGCCACCCGTTACCGGGTTGATTTTCATGCCAAGACCGCTTTCCCCCTTGTATGCCTGGTGATGAGTTTGATGGGAGCGGCCGTTGCCCTGGGCGGCACGACCCGTGACGGCATGGCAGTGAGTTTTGCATACGGCATTGTCATTGCCTTTGTATACTGGTCAGTTTACAGCTTCTGCCTGTCGCTGGGTTATGGCGGAATGCTGCCGGCGTGGCTTGCGCCCTGGTGTGCCAATGCAATGTTTGGCCTGGCCACGGCTGTGATGTTGTTGAATCTGGAGTAG
- the lpxK gene encoding tetraacyldisaccharide 4'-kinase, which produces MFEKLKHKADAVRTDCRHSNPDALSRVLYAASRIYSGAVRLRNSGFDKGLLSVRRLPCPVVSIGNITAGGTGKTPMALYMARLMRQMGYRPAVISRGYRGKAEKAGAVVTDGYHLFADCAAAGDEPFMMASVLKRVPVLVGRDRFQSGMRAVAAFDSDVIVLDDAFQHRRLHRDLDLVLLDAAHPLGNRHVLPRGSLREPASGLKRADAVILTRSQSREARESLPQMISGHVPVFRADHVPFLSGIYGQADCLGEEISGGYSEDLSFLGAARVFAFSGIARNQEFLNMLSGYVGSLAGFAEYPDHYCYSTRDLEKIEQKAISESADCLMTTEKDFVRIAGRLPAGIPLVVMGVEMRFLNNDESGFVALLRHKLLETKLESRS; this is translated from the coding sequence ATGTTTGAAAAATTAAAACACAAGGCCGATGCTGTGAGAACCGATTGCCGTCACAGCAATCCGGATGCGTTGAGCCGGGTGCTTTATGCGGCCTCAAGGATTTACAGCGGGGCTGTAAGGCTTCGCAACAGCGGCTTTGACAAGGGGCTTTTATCGGTTCGCCGCCTGCCGTGTCCGGTTGTATCCATTGGCAATATCACGGCCGGTGGCACGGGCAAAACCCCCATGGCCCTGTACATGGCGCGGCTGATGCGGCAGATGGGCTACCGGCCCGCTGTGATCAGCCGGGGATACCGGGGTAAGGCGGAAAAAGCCGGAGCTGTCGTCACTGATGGATATCATTTGTTTGCTGATTGTGCCGCAGCCGGAGACGAGCCATTTATGATGGCCAGTGTTTTAAAGCGAGTGCCGGTGCTGGTGGGCAGGGATCGGTTTCAAAGCGGCATGCGGGCCGTGGCGGCTTTTGATTCGGATGTGATTGTTTTAGATGACGCTTTCCAGCACCGGCGGCTGCACCGGGACTTGGATCTGGTGCTGCTTGATGCCGCCCATCCGCTGGGAAACCGCCATGTTCTGCCCCGGGGGAGCCTCAGGGAACCGGCATCCGGGCTTAAGCGAGCAGATGCCGTGATTTTAACCCGCAGCCAAAGCCGGGAGGCCCGGGAAAGTTTGCCGCAGATGATTTCCGGGCATGTCCCTGTGTTCCGTGCCGACCATGTGCCGTTTTTGTCCGGTATTTATGGGCAGGCCGACTGTTTGGGGGAGGAGATTTCAGGAGGATATTCTGAGGATTTGTCCTTCCTGGGTGCCGCCCGGGTTTTTGCTTTTTCCGGAATCGCAAGAAATCAGGAGTTTTTAAACATGCTCTCGGGATATGTTGGTTCATTGGCGGGTTTTGCAGAGTATCCGGATCATTATTGCTATTCCACCAGGGATCTGGAGAAAATTGAACAAAAGGCCATCTCTGAGTCCGCAGACTGCCTGATGACCACGGAAAAGGATTTTGTACGCATTGCCGGCCGGCTGCCCGCAGGGATTCCCCTGGTGGTAATGGGTGTGGAAATGCGGTTTTTAAACAATGACGAGTCCGGGTTTGTTGCGCTGCTGCGTCATAAGCTGCTGGAAACAAAATTGGAAAGCAGATCATGA
- a CDS encoding RIO1 family regulatory kinase/ATPase domain-containing protein, translating to MKQRSPIFETDEQQLELLSKGRWANADLFCFSAQGSKWVVKDFSGCPPLVSGTWGRWMVMREYRALVRLQGIDGIPEKPFLRDGQALGYRYVNGTTLRHVRTEEIPSNFFSDLEHLVRRMHQRKMVHLDIRNRRNIMLRSDGRPALLDFQSSLDVRHMPPALGRMLKQIDLSGVYKTWYKLRPDLMDASRLSRLQAIERRRFIWVFKGYPLEHMKKRRR from the coding sequence ATGAAGCAGCGAAGTCCTATATTTGAAACAGATGAGCAACAGTTGGAATTGCTGTCAAAAGGCAGATGGGCAAATGCCGATTTGTTCTGCTTTTCCGCGCAGGGCAGCAAATGGGTGGTCAAGGATTTTTCCGGATGCCCGCCGCTGGTATCCGGAACCTGGGGACGGTGGATGGTAATGCGCGAATACCGGGCCCTGGTCCGCCTCCAGGGCATTGACGGCATCCCCGAAAAGCCGTTTCTCCGCGATGGCCAAGCCCTGGGATATCGGTACGTGAACGGTACAACCCTTCGCCATGTGCGGACTGAGGAGATTCCGTCCAATTTTTTTTCAGACCTGGAACACCTGGTCCGCCGGATGCACCAGCGCAAAATGGTGCATCTCGACATCCGGAACCGGCGAAATATCATGCTCCGCTCAGACGGCCGGCCGGCGCTGCTTGATTTCCAGTCCAGCCTGGATGTGCGTCACATGCCCCCTGCACTGGGGCGCATGCTCAAGCAAATCGACCTGTCCGGGGTTTATAAAACCTGGTACAAGCTGAGGCCTGACTTGATGGATGCCTCTCGTCTATCCAGATTGCAGGCCATTGAGCGCAGGCGTTTTATCTGGGTGTTTAAGGGCTATCCCCTGGAGCACATGAAAAAACGCCGGCGCTAA